The Chryseobacterium geocarposphaerae genome window below encodes:
- a CDS encoding oxidoreductase produces MKKVWFITGSSKGLGKNLVKAVLLKGDYVVATARNPQQLKELTEQYPEQLLPLELDVQNKEQIYATVEEAVSHFGKIDVLVNNAGFGITGAAEAFTNEQVRNQLEVNLYAPIEVTRAVLPYMRKQRAGNILQISSIGGRVGNAGLSIYQAAKFGLVGFSESLSKEVAPLGIKVTCIQPGGFRTEWAGPSMSFAKDIEGYEATVGGVKQHLTSGKFLPMGDPAKAAKVMIDVVENENPPLHLVLGSEAAAILRATDEKRKEEFEKWMSVTISTDSDDAVNIFDTEYGKQYLAHKGISLE; encoded by the coding sequence ATGAAAAAAGTTTGGTTTATCACAGGAAGCTCAAAAGGTTTAGGGAAAAATCTTGTTAAAGCGGTATTATTAAAAGGTGACTATGTTGTGGCTACAGCCAGAAATCCCCAACAGTTAAAAGAACTGACTGAACAATATCCTGAGCAGTTGTTACCACTGGAGTTGGATGTTCAGAATAAAGAACAGATTTATGCTACAGTTGAAGAAGCAGTAAGTCATTTTGGTAAAATAGATGTTCTGGTAAATAATGCAGGTTTCGGAATTACGGGAGCGGCAGAAGCTTTTACGAATGAACAGGTAAGAAATCAATTGGAAGTTAATTTATATGCACCAATTGAAGTAACGAGAGCTGTTTTGCCTTATATGAGAAAACAACGTGCGGGAAATATTCTGCAGATCAGTTCTATTGGAGGTAGAGTAGGGAATGCGGGACTTTCAATTTATCAGGCGGCTAAATTTGGTTTGGTTGGGTTTTCTGAATCTTTAAGTAAAGAAGTTGCTCCTTTGGGAATAAAAGTAACCTGTATTCAGCCTGGTGGTTTCCGTACAGAATGGGCAGGTCCCTCAATGAGTTTTGCAAAAGATATTGAAGGGTATGAAGCAACAGTAGGAGGGGTGAAACAACATTTAACTTCGGGTAAGTTTCTGCCAATGGGAGATCCTGCAAAGGCTGCGAAAGTGATGATTGATGTTGTAGAAAATGAAAATCCTCCATTGCATTTGGTGTTGGGAAGTGAAGCTGCAGCTATTTTAAGAGCAACTGACGAAAAAAGAAAAGAAGAATTCGAAAAATGGATGAGTGTGACAATATCTACCGATTCTGATGACGCAGTTAATATTTTTGACACAGAATATGGGAAACAATATTTGGCTCACAAAGGAATTAGTCTGGAATAA